Below is a genomic region from Mesorhizobium sp..
ACGATCATTCGCGGCGACGGGCCGCTGGTCGTCGGCCAGGGTCCGGTGCGCACCGGCGTCACCGCCATCCTGCCGCGCGGCAAGACGGGGCTCGCCGTGCCCTGCGCCGCCGGCTTCTGGTCGCTCAACGGCAATGGCGAGATGACCGGCACGATCTGGATCGAGGAATCCGGCGAGCTCGACATGCCGGTGACGATCACCAACACGCATTCCTGCGGCGTGGCGCGCGACGCCACCATCCGCTGGCTCTACCCGCGCCTCGACGGCATCTCGGAGTCTTGGGGCCTGCCGGTGGCGGCCGAGACGTTCGACGGCGATCTGAACGACATCAACGGCTTCCATGTGACCAACGAGCACGTCTTCGCGGCACTCGACGGCGCCGCGTCCGGGCCGCTGGAACAGGGCTCGGTCGGCGGCGGCACCGGCATGATCTGCTACGACTTCAAGGGCGGATCGGGGACCTCGTCGCGGCGGGTGAACGCGGCGGGCGAGACGTATACCGTCGGCGTCTTCGTCCAGTCGAATTTCGGCCGCAGGCACGAATGCACCGTCCTCGGCGTGCCGGTCGGACAGCACATCGGCCACGACCTGCTGCGCGGCAAGCCGGCCGGCTCGATCATCGTCGTGGTCGCCACCGACGCGCCGATCGCCGCCCACCAGGCAAAGAAGCTGGCGCGCCGCGTCGCGCTCGGCATGGCCCGCACCGGCGCGCTCGGCCATGATTCCTCCGGCGACATCTTCCTCGCCTTCTCGACGGCGAATGCCGAGGGCTACGCCGCGCCGCGCGGGACGTTGAGGCGCATGGACGTGCTCGCCAATGCCGACATCGACCCGCTCTACGAGGGCGTCGTCGAGGCGACGGAGGAGGCGATCGTCGATTCCATGGTCGCCAACCGCACGATGGTGGGGCGGGATGGGGCAACGTCGATTGCGCTCCCGCATGACGAGCTCGTCGGGATAATGCGGCGCTACGGCAGGATGTAGGATCCTTCCTCCCGATGCCTGGGATCGCTGTCGGCCGCCTCGCAACCGCTGGACCGAGATCAGGCCGAGCCGCGGCACGGACGCATCAGGCTGCCGCGAGAGGTGCGAGCCTGCTGCCCCGGATGCCGAACCAGAGGGCAAACAGCAGTGCCGCCAGCGCCGCGATGACGAAGATCGGACCGGTACCGACGTTGGCGATGAGCAGCGCGGCGACGGCTACGCCGAGCGATTGCGACAGGAAATACAGCGTCGCGAAGACCGAGAAGCCGGTCGCGCGCGCCTCGGGCAAGAGCTGAGTCGCGAAGGATTGCAGGGTGTTGTGGAGCATATAGGCGCCGAAGCCGACCAGCGTCATCGCGACGGGAACGAGCCACAGGACCGGCGTCAGCGCCAAGCCCAGCAGCCCCGTCGCCGATATGACGGCCCCCATGACGATCAGACGGACCTGGACGAAGCGCTTGAGCAGGCGGCGAATGCCCAGGATGAACAGCATGCCGCCGACGGCGAAGAAGGCGAGCATGCAGCCGATCAGCGCATAGCCGGCGTCGAACCGCCCATGCAATTCGGCGCCGACGAAGGTGATCGCGGCGAAGATGCTGACACCTTCGAGGAACACCGAAACCAGGACGATGCGCGACCAGGGTCTGCGAAGCATGGCGAGGATGGCCGCCGGCGCGGACGGACGCGTTTCGCCCGCCTGCATCGGCCGCGCCGAGATCAGCGTGTTGCGGCGCAATTCCAGGACGAGGCCGACTGCCGCGGTCAGATAGACCAGCGCCACGAGCACGAGACCCAGCCGCCAGTCCCAATATTCGGTCAGCACGCCGCCGGCCACCTGGCCCGCGATCATTCCGAAGATGCCGCCGCTGGCGTAGCGGGCGAGCACGACCGGCCGCTCCTCGTAGGGCAGCATGTCGCCGACCCAGGCGAGAGAGACGGGGATCATCGCCGAGGTGGCGGCGCCGCACAGCAGCCGCGCGGCGGTCAGCTGGCCGAGCGACTGCGCCGCAGCCGCAAACAGGCAGGCCGCCGCGCTGGCGAAGCAGAGGACGGCGACGAGCCGGACTTTGCCGAAGCGGTCGCCGGCAATGCCGAGCCCGATCTGCATGAGACCGTAGCCGAGCGCGTAGGCCGTGACGATCTGCGCGGCGAGGCCAATGGAAACGGCGAACTCGCTTGCGATCTGTGGCAGCACGGTGTCCATCAGGCGGATGTTGGACCCGGTGGCGAATCCGCCGAGCATCAGCAGTCCGATGGTGCGCTCACGCCCCCGTGCAGTCGGGTCCTGCTTCAT
It encodes:
- a CDS encoding P1 family peptidase — translated: MATDSPSPHWLRTPSGLLRARGLGLPFSGEPGPFNAITDVAGVEVGYSTIIRGDGPLVVGQGPVRTGVTAILPRGKTGLAVPCAAGFWSLNGNGEMTGTIWIEESGELDMPVTITNTHSCGVARDATIRWLYPRLDGISESWGLPVAAETFDGDLNDINGFHVTNEHVFAALDGAASGPLEQGSVGGGTGMICYDFKGGSGTSSRRVNAAGETYTVGVFVQSNFGRRHECTVLGVPVGQHIGHDLLRGKPAGSIIVVVATDAPIAAHQAKKLARRVALGMARTGALGHDSSGDIFLAFSTANAEGYAAPRGTLRRMDVLANADIDPLYEGVVEATEEAIVDSMVANRTMVGRDGATSIALPHDELVGIMRRYGRM
- a CDS encoding MFS transporter — protein: MKQDPTARGRERTIGLLMLGGFATGSNIRLMDTVLPQIASEFAVSIGLAAQIVTAYALGYGLMQIGLGIAGDRFGKVRLVAVLCFASAAACLFAAAAQSLGQLTAARLLCGAATSAMIPVSLAWVGDMLPYEERPVVLARYASGGIFGMIAGQVAGGVLTEYWDWRLGLVLVALVYLTAAVGLVLELRRNTLISARPMQAGETRPSAPAAILAMLRRPWSRIVLVSVFLEGVSIFAAITFVGAELHGRFDAGYALIGCMLAFFAVGGMLFILGIRRLLKRFVQVRLIVMGAVISATGLLGLALTPVLWLVPVAMTLVGFGAYMLHNTLQSFATQLLPEARATGFSVFATLYFLSQSLGVAVAALLIANVGTGPIFVIAALAALLFALWFGIRGSRLAPLAAA